The following proteins come from a genomic window of Natronosalvus vescus:
- a CDS encoding CobW family GTP-binding protein — MDTDMDGGIPVTILSGSLGAGKTTLLNQLLSNAGDRTLAVLVNDMGEVNVDAELVAEGSELDLEDGIAELSNGCICCELQDDLETAVVRLARDRSFDHLIVESSGISEPAPVARLFTTESRVAAKYTVDTLVTVLDTPAFLEAFSGEAVPERRGEDDDRPLSDLLVEQVEVSNVVLLNKADLCSDAELEHAAELVRALQPDAETIPTEFSAVDPDQLLGRGLFEQERLSDLPGWKRALEAGHDDGHEHGHGGDDGDRHADSHDDGHENSHHKHEHNHYHPDEVYGVSSFVYRRRRPFHPDRFAAFLRELPPEIVRAKGTAWLADNEMRVAIAQAGPSVRVTAQGPWIASLPAVERDMYRSSRPELEWDDEHGDRRTELVFIGTDYDESALRELLSAALVTDGEWGESVDEPDNDPFPVEQGGESVLREP; from the coding sequence ATGGATACGGATATGGACGGGGGCATTCCGGTCACGATTCTCTCGGGCAGCCTCGGAGCCGGGAAAACGACGTTGCTCAACCAGCTGCTGTCGAACGCCGGCGATCGAACGCTCGCGGTGCTGGTCAACGACATGGGCGAGGTCAACGTCGACGCCGAACTCGTCGCCGAGGGCTCGGAACTCGACCTCGAGGACGGCATCGCCGAACTCTCGAACGGCTGTATCTGCTGTGAGCTCCAGGACGACCTCGAGACGGCCGTCGTCAGGTTGGCCCGCGACCGTTCGTTCGATCACCTGATCGTCGAATCCTCGGGGATCTCCGAGCCTGCTCCGGTCGCGCGGTTGTTCACGACCGAGTCACGCGTCGCCGCCAAATACACGGTCGATACGCTCGTGACCGTCCTCGACACGCCCGCGTTCCTCGAGGCGTTCTCGGGGGAGGCGGTTCCAGAGCGCCGCGGCGAGGACGACGACCGGCCGCTCTCGGATCTGCTCGTCGAACAGGTCGAGGTGTCGAACGTCGTCTTGCTCAACAAGGCGGATCTGTGCTCGGACGCCGAACTCGAGCACGCGGCGGAACTCGTCCGGGCGCTTCAGCCTGACGCGGAGACGATCCCAACCGAGTTCTCGGCCGTCGACCCAGACCAGTTGCTCGGTCGTGGTCTGTTCGAACAGGAGCGGCTGAGTGACCTCCCCGGGTGGAAGCGGGCGCTCGAGGCTGGTCACGATGACGGCCACGAGCATGGTCATGGTGGCGATGACGGGGACAGGCACGCTGATAGTCACGATGACGGCCACGAGAACTCCCACCACAAGCACGAACACAACCACTACCACCCCGACGAGGTGTACGGCGTCTCCTCGTTCGTCTACCGTCGGCGTCGCCCCTTCCACCCCGACCGATTCGCGGCGTTCCTCCGCGAGCTTCCGCCCGAAATCGTCCGCGCCAAAGGTACCGCCTGGCTCGCCGACAACGAGATGCGCGTCGCCATCGCCCAGGCCGGGCCGTCCGTTCGCGTCACCGCACAGGGGCCGTGGATCGCGAGCCTGCCCGCCGTCGAACGCGACATGTACCGCTCGAGCCGGCCCGAACTCGAGTGGGACGACGAACACGGTGATCGACGGACGGAACTCGTCTTCATCGGTACCGACTACGACGAGTCGGCGCTCAGGGAGTTGCTCTCGGCGGCGCTCGTGACGGACGGCGAGTGGGGCGAGTCCGTGGACGAGCCCGATAACGACCCGTTCCCCGTCGAACAGGGCGGTGAATCCGTTCTTCGTGAGCCCTGA
- a CDS encoding ArsA family ATPase, whose protein sequence is MEPFVFFGGKGGVGKTTVSCAYGLRCARDGLRTLVVSTDPAHSVTDVFDQPFDDTPQPVEGIEGLDAMQLDPEDEVIRHLDEIRQDLSEQVSAAMVNEINRQLEMAHGTPGAYESALFDRFVDVMRDSDEYDRVVFDTAPSGSTLRLLGLPELLEQWIDRLMYKRRTSIDLFEKAAIGKNEPRRVMEGDPVLARLEGRKAFFEYAGTALREDAAFFLVLNPDELSLNETERSIEEFQEKDLAVRGLIANKLTPEPDPDENGRGARYLRERVKTESAHLETIRETFEPPLVAEIGWRVAEVKGDLLSDVAEELEIETSVEAPTSV, encoded by the coding sequence ATGGAACCATTCGTCTTCTTCGGCGGCAAAGGCGGGGTCGGTAAGACGACCGTCTCGTGTGCCTACGGGCTTCGCTGTGCTCGCGACGGCCTGCGGACGCTCGTCGTCTCGACCGATCCGGCCCACTCCGTCACCGACGTGTTCGACCAGCCGTTCGACGACACCCCCCAGCCCGTCGAGGGGATCGAGGGACTCGACGCGATGCAACTCGATCCCGAGGACGAGGTCATCCGCCACCTCGACGAGATTCGGCAGGATCTCTCCGAGCAGGTGTCGGCGGCGATGGTCAACGAGATCAACCGCCAGCTCGAGATGGCCCACGGCACCCCCGGCGCCTACGAGTCGGCCCTGTTCGACCGATTCGTGGACGTGATGCGCGATTCCGACGAGTACGATCGGGTCGTCTTCGACACCGCCCCCTCGGGGAGCACCCTCCGGCTGCTGGGCCTCCCGGAGCTGCTCGAGCAGTGGATCGACCGGCTCATGTACAAGCGACGAACCAGTATCGACCTCTTCGAGAAGGCGGCGATCGGCAAGAACGAACCCCGTCGCGTCATGGAGGGTGATCCCGTCCTCGCCCGCCTCGAGGGACGGAAGGCGTTCTTCGAGTACGCCGGCACCGCCCTGCGCGAAGACGCCGCGTTCTTCCTCGTGCTGAACCCGGACGAACTCTCCCTGAACGAGACCGAGCGCTCGATCGAGGAGTTCCAGGAGAAAGACCTCGCCGTTCGAGGTCTCATCGCCAACAAACTCACGCCCGAACCGGATCCGGACGAGAACGGCCGCGGGGCGCGCTACCTTCGCGAGCGCGTCAAGACCGAAAGCGCCCATCTCGAGACGATCCGGGAGACGTTCGAGCCGCCGCTGGTGGCCGAGATCGGGTGGCGTGTCGCGGAGGTCAAGGGTGATCTCCTCTCCGACGTCGCCGAGGAACTCGAGATCGAGACGAGCGTCGAAGCGCCGACGTCCGTCTGA
- a CDS encoding redox-regulated ATPase YchF, translating to MSRSYRIGLVGKPSVGKSSFFNAATMNDVPEGAYPFTTIDPSVGEAYVRVEDAAPEFGEVSTPSVGYLEGDVRFVPTKLVDVAGLIPGAHEGNGLGNQFLTDLNETDVLIHVVDFAGETTLEGEPTEGHDPREDIDFLETELDQWYLGILEKGIERYASGYTTEDDAIEADLAEQMSAFKTNEDELKLLIRRVGIGFDPEEWDDADRLELAREIRKTTKPMLIAANKMDTPEAQANFEAITSDPEYKHLTIVPCSAHAEKALKTADEAGVVDYRPGDDDFEITGDVSPEQEQGLEQIREFVTEYGATGVQAALETALFDVLGVIPVFPGGANGLGNERGEVLPDCYLIPPESTAEDFAYSLHSDIGDGFLYAIDCRSNRQLGKEYEVEPRDVIEVVTTN from the coding sequence ATGAGCAGGAGTTATCGGATCGGACTCGTCGGCAAACCCTCCGTCGGCAAGTCCTCCTTTTTCAACGCGGCGACGATGAACGACGTCCCCGAGGGGGCCTACCCGTTCACCACGATCGACCCCAGCGTCGGGGAAGCATACGTCCGGGTCGAAGACGCCGCCCCCGAATTCGGCGAAGTGTCGACCCCCAGCGTCGGCTACCTCGAGGGCGACGTTCGTTTCGTCCCGACGAAACTGGTCGACGTCGCCGGGCTGATCCCCGGCGCCCACGAGGGCAACGGCCTCGGTAACCAGTTCCTGACCGACCTGAACGAAACCGACGTCCTAATTCACGTCGTTGACTTCGCCGGCGAGACGACCCTCGAGGGCGAACCCACCGAGGGCCACGACCCCCGCGAGGACATCGACTTCCTCGAGACCGAACTCGACCAGTGGTATCTCGGCATTCTGGAGAAGGGGATCGAGCGCTACGCCTCGGGGTACACGACCGAGGACGACGCCATCGAGGCCGATCTCGCCGAGCAGATGAGCGCGTTCAAAACGAACGAGGACGAGCTCAAGCTCCTGATCCGCCGCGTGGGGATCGGCTTCGACCCCGAGGAGTGGGACGACGCGGACAGACTCGAGTTGGCCCGCGAAATCCGCAAGACGACGAAGCCGATGCTGATCGCGGCTAACAAGATGGACACCCCGGAGGCGCAGGCCAACTTCGAAGCGATCACGAGCGACCCCGAGTACAAACACCTCACGATCGTTCCCTGCAGCGCCCACGCCGAAAAGGCGCTCAAGACGGCGGACGAGGCCGGCGTCGTCGACTACCGACCCGGCGACGACGACTTCGAAATTACTGGGGACGTCTCCCCCGAACAGGAGCAGGGACTCGAGCAGATTCGCGAATTCGTGACCGAGTACGGTGCGACGGGCGTCCAAGCGGCGCTCGAGACCGCGCTGTTCGACGTGCTCGGCGTCATCCCGGTGTTCCCCGGCGGGGCGAACGGCCTGGGGAACGAACGCGGCGAGGTATTGCCCGACTGCTATCTGATCCCGCCGGAGTCGACAGCGGAGGACTTCGCCTACAGCCTGCACTCCGATATCGGCGACGGTTTCCTCTACGCCATCGACTGCCGGAGCAACCGCCAGCTCGGCAAGGAGTACGAGGTCGAGCCACGGGACGTGATCGAAGTCGTCACGACGAATTGA